A single genomic interval of Prionailurus viverrinus isolate Anna chromosome A2, UM_Priviv_1.0, whole genome shotgun sequence harbors:
- the GADD45B gene encoding growth arrest and DNA damage-inducible protein GADD45 beta has protein sequence MTLEELVACDNAAQKMQTVSAAVEELLVAAQRQDRLTVGVYESAKLMNVDPDSVVLCLLAIDEEEEDDIALQIHFTLIQSFCCDNDINIVRVSGMQRLAQLLGEPSETQGTTEARDLHCLLVTNPHTDAWKSHGLVEVASYCEESRGNNQWVPYISLQER, from the exons ATGACGCTGGAAGAGCTCGTGGCATGCGACAACGCGGCACAGAA GATGCAGACCGTGAGCGCCGCGGTGGAGGAGCTGCTGGTGGCCGCGCAGCGCCAGGACCGCCTCACCGTGGGGGTGTACGAGTCAGCCAAGTTGATGAATGT GGACCCTGACAGCGTGGTCCTGTGCCTTCTGGCCAtcgatgaggaggaggaggatgacatCGCCCTGCAGATACACTTCACGCTCATCCAGTCCTTTTGCTGCGACAACGACATCAATATCGTCCGGGTGTCAGGCATGCAGCGCCTGGCGCAGCTGCTGGGCGAGCCCTCGGAGACCCAGGGCACCACCGAGGCCCGAGACCTGCACTGCCTCCTGGTCACG AATCCTCACACAGATGCCTGGAAAAGCCACGGCCTGGTCGAGGTAGCCAGTTACTGCGAAGAGAGCCGAGGAAACAACCAGTGGGTCCCCTACATCTCCCTCCAGGAGCGTTGA